A region of Malaciobacter marinus DNA encodes the following proteins:
- a CDS encoding DegT/DnrJ/EryC1/StrS family aminotransferase, translated as MPKLAINGGTKIRTKLFPRYNNINENEIDEVVKVMKKGILSKYLGAWHEDFYGGEKVQEFEKAWSEYFNIKHSISVNSNTSGLITALGACGIGLGDEVIVSPYSMSISASAPLFWNATPVFCDLEANTYSFCIKSLKKAITKNTKAIVVVHIFGCPSNMKEILEVAKEHNLYVIEDCAQAPGAKYDEKYVGTLGDIGVFSLNYHKHIHTGEGGVCVTNSDDLANKMQLIRNHAESVVENKGETQLSNMLGFNFRLTEIQAAIGIEQLKKLQSELEVRQKYAKMYDEALGKYPFIKTTKLENRTHSYYVQAFEFLEDIAKVSRDKFIMAVKAELEPVQDRENEGVPIGQGYVKPIYLLPMFQNKIAYNKQNFAFKDEISYEKGICPNVEKFHYKTLWTHDFTRSPLSKEDVKDVINAYVKVCENLDELK; from the coding sequence ATGCCAAAATTAGCTATTAATGGTGGAACTAAAATAAGAACAAAGTTGTTTCCTAGATATAATAATATAAATGAAAATGAAATTGATGAAGTTGTAAAAGTTATGAAAAAAGGTATTTTATCAAAATACTTAGGTGCTTGGCATGAAGATTTTTATGGGGGAGAAAAAGTTCAAGAGTTTGAAAAAGCTTGGAGTGAATATTTTAATATTAAACATAGTATCTCTGTAAATTCAAATACTTCTGGCTTAATAACAGCCTTAGGTGCTTGTGGAATTGGTCTTGGTGATGAGGTCATTGTTTCACCATACTCAATGTCAATTTCCGCAAGTGCTCCTTTATTTTGGAATGCAACTCCTGTATTTTGTGATTTAGAAGCTAATACTTACTCTTTTTGTATTAAATCCTTAAAAAAAGCTATTACAAAAAATACTAAGGCAATAGTTGTTGTACATATTTTTGGTTGTCCTTCTAATATGAAAGAGATACTAGAAGTTGCAAAAGAGCATAATTTATATGTAATTGAAGATTGTGCACAAGCTCCAGGAGCAAAATATGATGAAAAGTATGTTGGAACTCTTGGTGATATTGGAGTTTTTAGTCTAAATTATCATAAACATATTCATACAGGTGAGGGTGGAGTTTGTGTTACAAATAGTGATGATTTAGCTAATAAAATGCAACTAATTAGAAATCATGCAGAATCAGTTGTAGAAAATAAAGGTGAAACACAACTTTCAAATATGCTAGGCTTTAATTTTAGATTGACTGAAATTCAAGCAGCCATTGGAATAGAGCAGTTAAAAAAACTACAAAGTGAGTTAGAAGTAAGACAAAAGTATGCAAAAATGTATGATGAGGCTTTAGGAAAATATCCTTTTATAAAGACAACAAAATTAGAAAATAGAACACACTCTTATTATGTGCAAGCATTTGAGTTTTTAGAAGATATTGCAAAAGTTTCAAGAGATAAATTTATTATGGCTGTAAAAGCAGAACTAGAACCAGTGCAAGATAGAGAAAATGAAGGTGTACCAATAGGACAAGGTTATGTAAAACCTATCTATTTACTTCCTATGTTTCAAAATAAAATTGCATATAATAAACAAAACTTTGCTTTTAAAGATGAAATTTCATATGAAAAAGGAATTTGTCCAAATGTAGAAAAATTTCATTATAAAACTTTGTGGACACATGATTTTACTAGAAGTCCTTTAAGCAAAGAAGATGTAAAAGATGTAATTAATGCTTATGTAAAAGTTTGTGAAAATTTAGATGAACTCAAATAG
- a CDS encoding Gfo/Idh/MocA family protein has protein sequence MLNVAVIGLGNISLLFDYDKNSKTAYSHIKAIYLHKEFELKYVVDIDEKNLSKVKEFYNDVIFYNDYEKLIDKKDIDILVVATPTNTHFKILNSFKNHKSIKKFLMEKPLFSNKKEYEILDDFFKDKIVVNYTRRFQEPIKRLKDSIENRSLENLQKINLNYVKGLKNNGSHFIDLINYLFSNPKLLDIKILDETIGFNDEDKSYDVFFKIKYDEKIIPVYFIALDHTKYNIIELTLYFDNQVVNYINSEQTIYYKKIVDSIEYKGYKFIDKEAYKKEKISEKLIYNVYDEIFLQIKQNRQNCASFKKELKNLEFITNILNSKENRCQN, from the coding sequence ATGTTGAATGTTGCAGTGATTGGACTTGGTAATATCTCTTTACTTTTTGATTATGATAAAAACTCTAAAACTGCATATTCACATATAAAAGCTATATATTTACATAAAGAGTTTGAATTAAAATATGTAGTAGATATAGATGAAAAAAATTTATCAAAAGTAAAAGAGTTTTACAATGATGTTATTTTTTATAATGATTATGAAAAATTAATTGATAAGAAAGATATTGATATTTTAGTTGTTGCTACACCTACTAATACTCACTTTAAAATATTAAATAGTTTTAAAAATCATAAAAGTATAAAAAAGTTTTTGATGGAAAAGCCTCTTTTTTCAAATAAAAAAGAGTATGAGATTTTAGATGATTTTTTCAAAGATAAAATAGTTGTAAATTATACTAGAAGATTCCAAGAGCCAATAAAAAGATTAAAAGATAGTATTGAAAATAGAAGTTTAGAAAATTTACAAAAAATCAATTTAAATTATGTGAAAGGTTTAAAAAATAATGGTTCACATTTTATTGATTTGATTAACTATTTATTCTCTAATCCAAAACTATTAGATATAAAAATACTTGATGAAACAATTGGTTTTAATGATGAAGATAAATCCTATGATGTCTTTTTTAAGATTAAATATGATGAGAAGATTATTCCTGTATATTTTATTGCTTTAGATCATACAAAATACAATATTATTGAATTAACTCTTTATTTTGATAATCAAGTTGTAAATTATATAAATAGTGAACAAACAATTTATTATAAAAAAATTGTAGATAGCATAGAGTATAAAGGATATAAGTTTATAGATAAAGAAGCTTACAAAAAAGAAAAAATCTCAGAAAAACTAATCTATAATGTTTATGATGAAATATTTTTACAAATAAAACAAAATAGACAAAACTGCGCTTCTTTTAAAAAAGAACTAAAAAACTTAGAATTTATAACAAATATTCTAAATAGTAAGGAAAATAGATGCCAAAATTAG
- a CDS encoding class I SAM-dependent methyltransferase has protein sequence MKIKDIKGLKYPDEYFIKYFFKNSFSSKENLLFAEFGCGNGNNLTLAYEYGFEVLGVDINESAIEDANYNFNKIKTDTKFEFYLCEMIDFAKKNKDLQIDVLLLPNVVNYIKKEQLLEFFNIMLLNNNIKKGASFFIRCRELKDFRLGIGENLGENTYLMPKDYDITSEASCVNKFYSEYELIEMLKKSLNLKEYFIFHNEFQNLQKDNTLVFNSDIILWGVIN, from the coding sequence ATGAAAATAAAAGATATAAAAGGTTTAAAGTATCCAGATGAATACTTTATAAAATACTTTTTTAAAAATAGTTTTTCTAGTAAAGAAAATCTTCTTTTTGCAGAGTTTGGCTGTGGAAATGGAAATAATTTGACTCTTGCTTATGAGTATGGATTTGAAGTATTGGGAGTTGATATAAATGAAAGTGCTATTGAAGATGCAAACTATAATTTCAATAAAATAAAAACAGATACAAAATTTGAATTTTATTTATGTGAAATGATTGATTTTGCAAAAAAAAATAAAGATTTACAAATTGATGTATTGCTTTTACCAAATGTTGTAAATTACATAAAAAAAGAGCAACTTCTTGAGTTTTTTAATATAATGCTTTTAAATAACAATATAAAAAAAGGTGCTTCTTTTTTTATAAGATGTAGAGAACTAAAAGATTTTAGACTTGGAATAGGAGAAAACTTAGGAGAAAATACATATTTAATGCCAAAAGATTATGATATTACTTCAGAAGCCTCTTGTGTAAATAAATTTTATAGTGAATATGAACTGATTGAAATGCTAAAAAAGAGTTTAAATTTGAAAGAGTATTTTATTTTTCATAATGAGTTTCAAAATTTACAAAAAGATAATACTTTAGTTTTTAATTCAGATATTATTTTGTGGGGAGTGATAAATTGA
- a CDS encoding GNAT family N-acetyltransferase has translation MKSKFLESQRLYLRPLCIEDANTNYVNWLNDEEVCKFNAHHRFVNTKEKTQEYIQKINSSNNNLVLAICLKDNNQHIGNVSIQNINFIDSNAEFAIIMGEKKYHGKGFAYESSKLIIEHAFNSLNLHRIYCGTSQENISMQKLAKKLHMKEEGILKQAIFKNGKYLDIKLYAIIKNQE, from the coding sequence ATGAAAAGTAAATTTTTAGAATCGCAAAGATTATATTTAAGACCACTTTGTATAGAAGATGCAAATACAAATTATGTAAATTGGCTAAATGATGAGGAAGTATGTAAGTTTAATGCACATCATAGATTTGTAAATACTAAGGAAAAAACACAAGAGTATATACAAAAGATTAATTCCTCAAATAATAATCTTGTTCTTGCTATTTGTTTAAAAGATAACAATCAACATATTGGTAATGTAAGTATTCAAAATATAAACTTTATTGATTCTAATGCAGAGTTTGCAATTATCATGGGAGAAAAGAAGTATCATGGAAAAGGTTTTGCTTATGAATCATCAAAGTTGATTATAGAACATGCTTTTAATAGTTTAAATTTACATAGAATTTATTGTGGAACAAGTCAAGAAAATATTTCAATGCAAAAACTTGCAAAAAAACTTCATATGAAAGAAGAAGGTATTTTAAAACAAGCAATATTTAAAAATGGAAAGTACTTAGATATAAAATTGTATGCAATAATAAAAAATCAAGAATAA
- the pseI gene encoding pseudaminic acid synthase, which translates to MKIGNFNLKEDGTFIIAELSANHNGSLQNALDTIKAAKEVGANAIKLQTYTADTLTLNSNREDFVIKGGTLWDNKTLYELYEEAYTPWEWHKELFEYARSLDLDIFSTPFDKSAVDFLKQFNPSAYKIASFEITDYALIEYTAKQKKPIIISTGIATLQEIQDVVDICRSVGNEEIILLKCTSAYPAALEDANLKTIANLAETFGVISGFSDHTIGSTAPVVAVTLGAKVIEKHFILDKSIGGPDLEFSMDKEEFKHMVKCIKDTEKLLGKVSYEMTEKKIKNRVFSRSLYVSKDIKKGDEFTLENIKSVRPGFGLHPKYLKDLLGQKSTKDYKFADRVKLDL; encoded by the coding sequence ATGAAAATTGGAAACTTTAATTTAAAAGAAGATGGAACATTTATTATTGCTGAATTAAGTGCAAATCATAATGGTAGTTTACAAAATGCACTTGATACTATAAAAGCAGCAAAAGAGGTTGGGGCAAATGCAATTAAACTTCAAACATATACAGCTGATACTTTAACATTAAATTCAAATAGAGAGGATTTTGTGATTAAAGGTGGTACTTTATGGGATAATAAAACTTTGTATGAACTTTATGAAGAGGCATATACTCCATGGGAATGGCATAAAGAACTATTTGAGTATGCAAGAAGTTTAGATCTTGATATTTTTTCAACTCCCTTTGATAAAAGTGCAGTAGATTTTTTAAAACAGTTTAATCCAAGTGCATACAAAATAGCTTCTTTTGAAATAACAGATTATGCATTAATAGAATATACTGCAAAACAAAAAAAACCAATAATAATTTCAACAGGTATTGCCACATTGCAAGAGATACAAGATGTTGTTGATATTTGTAGAAGTGTAGGAAATGAAGAGATAATCTTATTAAAGTGTACAAGTGCTTATCCTGCTGCTTTAGAAGATGCAAATTTGAAGACAATTGCAAACTTAGCAGAAACTTTTGGTGTAATTTCTGGTTTTTCTGATCATACAATAGGTTCAACAGCACCAGTTGTTGCTGTAACATTGGGTGCAAAAGTTATTGAGAAACATTTTATTTTAGATAAAAGTATTGGTGGACCTGATTTAGAGTTTTCAATGGATAAAGAAGAGTTTAAACACATGGTTAAGTGTATAAAAGATACTGAAAAATTACTTGGAAAAGTAAGTTATGAAATGACAGAAAAAAAGATTAAAAATAGAGTTTTTTCAAGAAGTTTATATGTTTCAAAAGATATAAAAAAAGGTGATGAATTTACCCTAGAGAATATTAAAAGCGTAAGACCTGGTTTTGGTTTGCATCCTAAGTATTTAAAAGATTTACTTGGACAAAAATCAACAAAAGATTATAAGTTTGCAGATAGAGTTAAGCTAGATTTATAA
- a CDS encoding class I SAM-dependent methyltransferase, with protein MSIIKAKSFLHEYKIRAKDKDINSLSGRQGRADLTYFVNMNIFNSLNIQENEAILDIGCGDLTFFKIVEKNFNNCTLEGILPTNEEIEKVNKEINFKEYKNKTQISKAFSFKLPFCDNKFDKVVINGVLLLLSKEEVDKTLNEISRVSKNNATIYIGELPFVDEFKDKSYGNSIIKWLFYGLKNRGFRYFFNSLKTVFISLFSKKQMILGVKEHYFINKEDFIKKAKKYDLLLKECFFNKQIDVNKNIINSSTRYDYIFKIEKKRD; from the coding sequence TTGTCAATAATTAAAGCAAAATCTTTTCTTCATGAATATAAAATAAGAGCAAAAGATAAGGATATAAACTCTTTATCAGGTAGGCAAGGAAGAGCTGACTTAACATATTTTGTAAATATGAATATTTTCAATAGTTTAAATATTCAAGAGAATGAAGCAATTTTAGATATTGGTTGTGGTGATTTGACTTTTTTTAAAATCGTTGAAAAAAACTTTAATAATTGTACTTTAGAAGGTATTTTACCAACAAATGAAGAGATAGAAAAAGTAAATAAAGAGATTAATTTTAAAGAGTATAAAAATAAGACTCAGATTTCAAAAGCGTTTTCTTTTAAACTTCCTTTTTGTGATAATAAATTTGATAAAGTTGTTATAAATGGAGTTTTATTATTACTTAGCAAAGAAGAAGTTGATAAAACTTTAAACGAAATAAGTAGAGTTTCAAAAAATAATGCAACTATTTATATTGGTGAATTGCCTTTTGTTGATGAGTTTAAAGATAAATCATATGGAAATTCAATAATTAAATGGTTATTTTATGGTTTAAAAAATAGAGGATTTAGATATTTTTTTAATAGTTTAAAAACAGTATTTATTTCATTGTTTTCTAAAAAGCAAATGATTTTAGGAGTAAAAGAGCACTATTTTATAAATAAAGAGGATTTTATAAAAAAAGCAAAAAAGTATGATTTGCTACTAAAAGAGTGTTTTTTTAATAAACAAATTGATGTTAATAAAAATATCATAAACTCTTCTACAAGGTATGATTATATTTTTAAAATAGAGAAAAAAAGAGATTAA
- a CDS encoding pseudaminic acid biosynthesis-associated methylase, which translates to MEKNFQRQTWEDEFGKEYLQRNIYTPKHLDEFYENRYTLSRTDLNNRFLKNINKDAKILEVGTNIGNQLLHLQSMGFKNLYGIEIQERAINFAKKRADNLNIIKGDALDIPFKDAYFDLVFTSGVLIHISPDNINFAIDEIYRVTNSYIWGFEYYAKEYTDLMYQGNKNLMWKADFMKLYKERKKDLVKLDELKVSYTDDKNLIDQMFLLQK; encoded by the coding sequence ATGGAAAAAAACTTTCAAAGACAAACTTGGGAAGATGAGTTTGGTAAAGAGTATCTTCAAAGAAATATTTATACTCCAAAACACTTAGATGAGTTTTATGAAAATAGATATACACTTTCAAGAACAGATTTAAATAATAGATTTTTAAAAAATATAAATAAAGATGCGAAAATCTTAGAAGTAGGTACAAATATTGGTAATCAATTATTGCATCTACAAAGTATGGGATTTAAAAATCTTTATGGAATAGAGATTCAAGAAAGAGCTATAAATTTTGCAAAAAAAAGAGCAGATAATTTAAATATAATAAAAGGTGATGCATTAGATATACCTTTTAAAGATGCTTATTTTGATTTAGTTTTTACAAGTGGAGTTTTGATTCATATCTCTCCTGATAATATAAATTTTGCAATTGATGAGATATATAGAGTAACAAACTCTTATATTTGGGGATTTGAGTATTATGCAAAGGAATATACTGATTTGATGTACCAAGGTAATAAAAATTTGATGTGGAAAGCAGATTTTATGAAACTTTATAAAGAAAGAAAAAAAGATTTAGTAAAATTAGATGAATTAAAAGTTTCATATACTGATGATAAAAATTTAATTGATCAAATGTTTTTATTACAAAAATAA
- a CDS encoding 6-hydroxymethylpterin diphosphokinase MptE-like protein, translating to MQEELDNLTQTLFNLYLKNMEFLEKKHPNTYKKVQKLSKDIEEQNHKERYTLEYIKEGGYFDIFDHTKDKFLYDFNSYEEADKRAELTNFTKDNSLDLLRIDPRNKKLAIMHSLGIVATLANYINHKVDFTNVTFSKIYKFIFIGVGAGVHLNEVYKKVNSMNTLIIEPELELFRLTLFTTDYTVFEQGNKKLFLSICETPIQREKTIEEFTHHHNYMNYNIKHHLFWIDYKYILDELISYYSTNHPASFPFGVVLKVLYRTIRFMKDKEKFIKKQLIKDTLPLKNKKVLIISAGPSVDNHLEWIKKYQDRFVIVCVDVILKKLEKNSIVPDIVVSIDPSPECGKFLKTEDKNFLKNSAIIFLSQQEESVLKKVEHLNYYFSQVYPVCEELGYSFSLPNVGTFSFAMSVFLKANELYLVGNDAAFNQETGDRYASDSSHEISDLIEEKHIIDDNIVSDYDILEVKGNLREKIKSNRTLLTFKRDYELFIHSLDEETKKTLKAYNLSDGAFMEGLIPLDIKDIDLQTLEKKDFNVKEILDNISCTVENIDFEDDAKVLSGIITKVNKFKKTKISSRDDFLQKKLDIMIWILQQKKHMSNAMFANVFLKYIELVDIYVNFFLNLKQNQLYTQKNLSEVKRYWCDSTILVLKDLKVIINQE from the coding sequence ATGCAAGAAGAACTAGATAATTTAACTCAAACACTTTTTAATTTATATTTAAAGAATATGGAATTTTTAGAAAAAAAACATCCTAATACTTATAAAAAAGTACAAAAACTATCAAAAGATATTGAAGAACAAAATCATAAAGAAAGATATACTTTAGAGTATATAAAAGAAGGTGGTTATTTTGATATTTTTGACCACACAAAAGATAAATTTCTTTATGATTTTAATAGCTATGAAGAAGCAGATAAAAGAGCTGAGTTAACTAATTTTACAAAAGATAACTCTTTAGATTTATTAAGAATTGATCCACGAAATAAAAAACTAGCCATTATGCACTCTTTAGGAATTGTAGCAACATTGGCTAATTATATAAATCATAAAGTTGATTTTACAAATGTTACTTTCTCAAAAATATATAAATTTATCTTTATTGGTGTTGGTGCTGGAGTTCACTTAAATGAAGTTTATAAAAAAGTAAACTCTATGAATACTTTGATAATTGAGCCTGAACTTGAACTTTTTAGACTTACTTTATTTACTACTGATTATACAGTTTTTGAACAAGGAAATAAAAAGTTATTTCTATCAATTTGTGAAACACCAATACAAAGAGAAAAAACCATTGAAGAGTTCACCCATCATCACAACTATATGAACTATAACATCAAGCACCATCTTTTTTGGATAGATTATAAATATATTTTAGATGAACTTATTAGTTATTACTCAACTAACCATCCTGCATCTTTTCCTTTTGGAGTAGTTTTAAAAGTTCTTTATAGAACTATTAGATTTATGAAAGATAAAGAGAAGTTCATAAAAAAGCAATTAATAAAAGATACATTGCCCTTAAAAAATAAAAAAGTACTAATAATAAGTGCTGGTCCATCTGTTGATAATCATTTAGAATGGATAAAAAAATATCAAGATAGATTTGTAATTGTTTGTGTTGATGTGATCTTAAAAAAATTAGAAAAAAATAGTATTGTACCTGATATAGTAGTCTCTATTGACCCCTCACCTGAATGTGGAAAATTTCTTAAAACAGAGGATAAGAACTTCTTAAAAAATAGTGCTATTATCTTCCTTTCTCAACAAGAAGAGAGTGTATTAAAAAAAGTAGAGCATTTAAATTATTATTTTTCACAAGTATATCCTGTATGTGAAGAGTTAGGATACTCTTTTTCTCTTCCAAATGTTGGTACTTTCTCATTTGCCATGTCTGTATTTTTAAAAGCAAATGAACTATATTTAGTTGGAAATGATGCAGCATTTAATCAAGAAACAGGAGATAGATATGCAAGTGATAGCTCACATGAAATATCTGATCTTATAGAAGAAAAACATATAATTGATGATAATATAGTTTCTGATTATGATATTTTAGAAGTAAAAGGAAATTTAAGAGAAAAAATAAAATCAAATAGAACTCTTTTGACTTTTAAAAGAGACTATGAGTTATTTATCCATAGTTTAGATGAAGAAACAAAAAAAACTTTAAAAGCTTATAATCTATCAGATGGTGCATTTATGGAAGGTCTTATACCTTTAGATATAAAAGATATTGACCTACAAACCCTAGAAAAAAAAGATTTTAATGTAAAAGAGATTTTAGATAATATAAGTTGTACTGTAGAAAATATTGATTTTGAAGATGATGCAAAAGTATTAAGTGGAATAATAACTAAAGTTAATAAATTTAAAAAAACAAAAATCTCTTCAAGAGATGATTTCTTACAAAAAAAACTAGATATTATGATTTGGATTTTACAGCAAAAAAAACATATGAGTAACGCTATGTTTGCAAATGTATTTTTAAAATATATTGAGTTAGTAGATATTTATGTAAACTTCTTTTTAAACTTAAAACAAAACCAACTATATACTCAAAAGAATTTATCTGAAGTTAAAAGATACTGGTGTGATTCTACTATTTTAGTATTAAAAGATCTAAAAGTAATAATAAATCAAGAATAG
- a CDS encoding cytidylyltransferase domain-containing protein, with amino-acid sequence MNINVSIEARMTSSRLPKKVLKPLGNSTVLEVMINRVLKCKLVNKIIVATTINKEDDGIINLCEKKNVEYFRGSENNVFQRVLQAHEKFETDIIVELTGDCPFIEPRLIDEAIEFYLNNDYDYVSNSIKSTFPVGMSIQVYSLKALQEVSKKELTSMDIEHVTPEFYTTKRFKTYNIEAPKNLYFPELSVTLDTKEDYEIITKIMNHFKNDYFTIEEMISYVRKNPKLLQINSSIKRKGLS; translated from the coding sequence ATGAATATTAATGTATCTATTGAAGCTAGAATGACATCTTCAAGATTACCAAAAAAAGTTTTAAAACCTCTTGGAAATAGTACAGTGTTAGAAGTAATGATAAATAGAGTTTTAAAATGTAAACTTGTAAATAAAATAATTGTTGCAACTACAATTAATAAAGAAGATGATGGAATAATAAATCTTTGTGAAAAGAAAAATGTTGAATATTTTAGAGGAAGTGAAAATAATGTTTTCCAAAGAGTTTTACAAGCCCATGAAAAATTTGAAACAGATATAATTGTTGAGTTAACAGGAGATTGCCCTTTTATTGAACCAAGACTTATTGATGAGGCTATTGAGTTTTATTTAAACAATGACTATGATTATGTAAGTAATAGCATAAAAAGTACATTTCCTGTTGGGATGTCTATTCAAGTTTACTCTTTAAAAGCATTGCAAGAAGTATCAAAAAAAGAGTTAACTTCTATGGATATAGAGCATGTAACTCCTGAGTTTTATACTACAAAGCGATTTAAAACTTATAATATTGAAGCACCAAAAAATTTATATTTCCCCGAGTTATCTGTAACTTTAGATACAAAAGAAGATTATGAAATAATAACTAAGATAATGAATCATTTTAAAAATGATTATTTTACTATTGAAGAGATGATATCTTATGTAAGAAAGAACCCTAAGTTATTACAAATAAATAGTAGTATAAAAAGAAAAGGACTAAGTTAA
- the pseG gene encoding UDP-2,4-diacetamido-2,4,6-trideoxy-beta-L-altropyranose hydrolase has translation MKKVLIRADSSSSIGHGHIMRCLVLAKQYLNKGYDVSFATLNLKGNLNKKILKNSYDVHILKSNNNEELIKKIKELKIDLLIIDSYDIKYKSQKSIKLKTDVEILCLDDTYEKHYCDILLNHNIGANKKKYKSLVPNFCEVRCGVKYTLLRDEFYKYKNMNLKQNNKTKVFLAIGGTDHSNINIKILKVLSKFKNIKVNLVTTSANSNLDILKQYCKEKDFIKLYIDTNNIAKLMKESSFAIVSASVILNEVYFMQLPFIAIKTASNQKNIYKYLKKKKYLVMKKFNKKRLKKLIKKM, from the coding sequence ATGAAAAAGGTATTAATAAGAGCAGACTCTTCATCTTCTATAGGACATGGTCATATTATGCGATGTTTGGTTTTAGCAAAACAGTACTTAAATAAAGGCTATGATGTAAGTTTTGCAACTTTAAATTTAAAAGGCAATTTAAATAAAAAGATTTTGAAAAATTCTTATGATGTACATATTTTAAAATCAAATAATAATGAAGAGTTGATAAAAAAGATTAAAGAATTAAAAATTGATTTATTAATTATTGATAGTTATGATATAAAATATAAATCACAAAAGAGCATAAAATTAAAAACAGATGTTGAAATTTTGTGTTTAGATGATACTTATGAAAAACATTATTGTGATATTTTATTAAATCATAATATAGGCGCAAATAAAAAAAAGTATAAAAGCTTAGTTCCAAATTTTTGTGAAGTAAGATGTGGAGTAAAATATACTTTACTAAGAGATGAGTTTTATAAATACAAAAATATGAATTTAAAGCAAAATAATAAAACAAAAGTTTTTTTAGCAATAGGCGGAACAGATCATAGTAATATCAATATTAAAATACTCAAGGTTTTGTCAAAATTTAAAAATATCAAAGTTAATTTAGTAACAACAAGTGCAAATAGCAACTTGGATATATTAAAACAGTATTGTAAAGAAAAAGATTTTATTAAACTTTATATCGATACAAATAATATAGCAAAGCTAATGAAAGAGAGCAGTTTTGCAATAGTTAGTGCAAGTGTAATCTTAAATGAAGTATATTTTATGCAATTACCTTTTATTGCTATTAAAACAGCAAGCAATCAAAAGAATATATATAAGTATTTAAAAAAGAAAAAGTATCTTGTGATGAAAAAATTTAATAAAAAAAGATTAAAAAAATTAATAAAAAAGATGTAA
- a CDS encoding WbqC family protein, protein MKLAIMQPTFNPWLGYFDLIDYVDEFVFLDTVQLARRSWQVRNKLKVNNKEYMFSLPIKKEKSRDETILKDTRISFENYDFISKINTLLLKNYKKTKYFNELQEKILNILSYKTEYLCEYNINFIKEVSKLLDINTSFSKSSNLENLEGNKGDLILNICLNKSCKEYISALGSKEYLNKYLEKFKKNNIDIFYQDYKHPPYNQIGENFISQLGILDLLFNEGLEASKQIILKGRYFVNN, encoded by the coding sequence TTGAAATTAGCAATAATGCAACCCACTTTTAATCCATGGCTTGGATATTTTGACTTAATTGATTATGTTGATGAGTTTGTTTTTTTAGATACAGTTCAATTAGCAAGAAGAAGTTGGCAAGTTAGAAATAAACTGAAAGTAAATAATAAAGAGTATATGTTTTCTTTACCTATTAAAAAAGAGAAATCAAGAGATGAAACAATCTTAAAAGATACAAGAATAAGTTTTGAAAACTATGATTTTATTTCAAAAATAAATACTCTTCTTTTAAAAAACTATAAAAAAACAAAATATTTTAATGAATTACAAGAGAAAATTTTGAATATACTCTCTTATAAAACTGAATATTTATGTGAGTATAATATCAATTTTATAAAGGAAGTTTCAAAGCTTTTAGATATAAATACTTCTTTTAGTAAATCATCAAATTTAGAAAATCTAGAGGGTAATAAAGGTGATTTGATATTAAATATTTGTTTAAATAAATCTTGCAAAGAGTACATCTCAGCTTTGGGTTCAAAAGAGTATTTAAATAAATATTTAGAAAAATTTAAAAAGAATAATATAGACATTTTTTATCAAGATTATAAGCATCCTCCTTACAATCAAATAGGAGAGAATTTTATTTCTCAACTTGGAATACTTGATTTACTATTTAATGAGGGATTAGAAGCTTCAAAGCAGATAATATTAAAAGGAAGATATTTTGTCAATAATTAA